One Rhizoctonia solani chromosome 3, complete sequence genomic region harbors:
- a CDS encoding Retrotransposable element Tf2 protein, translating to MEPEPTLSALLKAITALTTQVGSLQDQVKSQGKQISQLTAICKETNDLVGDKDQGGAQTKPGPSTGPVTPPTHSGGETHTPGTVRPGLKALFRPSRGTGFDSEDEEEPRIPKKEPQGTPKRHLGSLTPFDAGSSVKRPKMDLPDPYKGDTRGRKATQWLDRMMLWVALHRDQFDEEEQMVVWILYHMTDKAANWALPIIGNIIKGKGNPPTTIQALTGKFKEAFANPDAKRAAARKIAALTQTTTTSEYVTEFRNLMAELDWNTEAYIAQFTRGLHWKVKELLSTKDNVPDNDLKAIFAASVKIDNTRWENEENRPKKAPTKAPVATTTSTSTTTTRVRLSKDPNYVTPEERDRRRASGLCVKCSQKGHGIKQCPNGWKATIKEVAKPLANPSVHVSECEFVSVALDSNKKPLLFIDLQLHKFPTENLKTLIDSGATSNFISPTIVEKLKIPKTLLKNPRVVRMLDGTLSQTGRIWHQVNLTVLANGHTHTIPFLVCPIGNTSAILGMTWLTQESPLIDWSLGTVTFPEQIQIASKEEADPDPLADLPEQYHEFAKVFGKEEFKVLPPHREYDISIDLVPDAKLPPGPLYGMTDAESKALKQHIDEELATGKIRPSTSSTGAPVMFVKKADGSLRLVVDYRKLNDVTHKNVYPLPRQDDLMAKLRHAKIFTKLDLRWGYNNVRVREGDEWKTAFRTKYGLFEYLVMPFGLTNAPAAFQHFMNDLFRDLIDVTVVIYLDDILIFSKKPEDHPTHVREVLSQLMRNQLFCKLSKCHFHVTTVDYLGIVISPAGFSMDQKKIEAVTTWPTPKTVKQVQAFLGFVNYLRRFIPNFSSVARPLHNLTKKDSPWSWDVLEEQAFQELKALVTKAPVLIHLNPNLPYYLETDASGVAMGAILSQRGEDNRLHPVAYMSKSFSSAKANYDTHDKELLAIIKALEEWRIFLEATDRPIQVFTDHRNLEYWMQARTFNRRHARWRIFLSNFNFEIHYRPGKQSGKPDALSRRSDYIDSPVEPEVMLPSEVFANTSEAELEIVTKIRDRLREDPSLEPIIQFLTEDADNAPPSIWKAYWDYDWEEDLLWYCGKLVVPDSEPLKEQLLREFHNSPLAGHPGQQRTLKLISRSYWWPGMKSSAKEWVKCCPICQANRRAHTPAIALKPLEVPPFPFHTILYDFITGFPKSNGYDAILVVIDSFSKFGHFIPTTKKVMAKGLADLFITHVWKLHGLPIKTVLDCGTTFTGKFLRALYQRLGIKPAFSSAYHPESDGQTERVNQFIEFYLRSYVTADHSDWATWLPLAEYAYNNARHSATGKTPFELVYGRNPVMSPSNVPTNIPEADHVADTLAQEWKEAESALQMTKEKMAELKGATLEYSIGKKVWLDGKNVELQTNSNKLDPRRLGPFEILEKISSHAYCLKLPETLKIHNVFYVGLLSKVHKSPSQPFPERPPPETIEGEEEYKVEQIIDSKRQRGKWFYLIKWKGYGPKDNSWEPEELLEHSQEEIQRFNKLRLKKACDSAKSL from the exons atggaaccggagccgacccttagcgctctcctcaaggctatcacagccctcaccacTCAAGtcgggtccctccaggaccaagtcaagtctcaaggcaagcaaatcTCCCAGCTTAccgccatatgcaaggagaccaacgaccttgttggagacaaggatcagggcggagcccaaaccaagcctggcccatcaactgggcctgtcaccccccctacccactcagggggagaaacccacactccaggcacggttaggcctggactcaaggccctgtTCCGGCCCTCTAGAGGCACGGGCTTTGactctgaggatgaagaggaacCAAGGatccccaaaaaggagcctcaaggaacgcctaaacGGCACCTTGggtcccttaccccctttgatgccgggtccagcgtaaaaaggcccaagatggacctcccagacCCCTATAAAGGAGATACAAGGGGACGTAaggccacccaatggctTGACCgcatgatgctctgggtcgCCCTCcacagggaccaatttgatgaagaggaacagatggttgtATGGATCCTCTACCATATGACTGATAAAGCTGCCAACTGGGCCCTTCCCATCATTGGgaacatcatcaagggcaaaggaaatccccccaccaccatccaggcccttacgggcaaattcaaagaagccttcgccaatccagacgcaaagagggcggccgccaggaagattgccgcgttaactcagaccaccaccacatctgagtacgtcacagaattccgcaacctcatggcggaattagactggaacactgaggcgtacattgcccagtttacgcgcggccttcactggaaggtcaaggaactcctgtccaccaaggacaacgtCCCTGACAATGACctcaaggccatatttgccgcctcggTCAAAATTGATAACACTCGTTgggaaaatgaggagaaccgccccaaaaaggctcCTACCAAGGCCCCGGTTGCCACGACCAcctctacctccaccactaccacaagggtccgcctatccaaggaccccaactacgtcaccccggaagaaagggaccgccgccgcgcgtctggcctttgcgtcaagtgcagccaaaaagggcatggcatcaaacaatgccctaatggttggaaagccacgatcaaggaggtggccaag cccctggccAATCCAAGCGTGCATGTATCAGAATgtgaatttgtatctgtggCTCTAGATTCCAATAAAAAGCCCCTATTATTTATTGATTTACAACTGCACAAATTCCCGACGGAAAACCTAAAAACCCTAatagactcaggagccacctCCAATTTCATCTCCCCCACCATTGTCGAAAAActtaaaataccaaaaaccctgctcaaaaatccacgagtagtgagaatgttagatggtaccctatcccagactggtcgcatttggcaccaggttaacctcacggtcttggccaatggccatacccATACCATTCCATTCCTTGTCTGTCCCATTGGGAACACATCCGCCATACtcggcatgacatggctcactcaggagtcacccTTAATTGATTGGTCCCTAGGCACGGTtaccttccctgaacaaatTCAGATTGCATCCAAAGAAGAGGCAGACCCTGACCCCTTAGCCGACCTTCCGGaacagtaccatgagtttgccaaagtctttggcaaagaggaattcaaggtcctccctccacacagggagtatgacatatCCATAGATCTTGTTCCGGATGCCAAACTACCCCCAGGTCCCCtttatggcatgactgacgcggAATCCAAAGCCCTCAAACAACATATTGACGAAGAactagcaacgggcaagatccgccccagtacttcCTCTACtggcgccccagtcatgtttgtaaaaaaggcagacggatcccTTAGACTGGTTGTGGACTACCGAAAACTCAATGACGTCACTCACAAGAACGTgtacccactcccaagacagGACGACCTGATGGCCAAGTTAAGACATGCCAAAATATTCACAAAGCTCGACCtgcgctggggttacaacaacgtcagaGTCAGagaaggggatgaatggaaaacagcgtTCAGGACTAAATATGGGCTGTTTGAATATCTAgtgatgccttttggccttaccaacgccccagccgccttccaacacttcatgaacgacctGTTCAGAGACCTCATTGATGTCACGGTGGTTATCTATTTGGATGACATACTGATCTTCTCCAAGAAGCCTGAGGATCACCctacccatgtcagggaagtcctttCACAATTGATGAggaaccagttgttctgtaaactctccaaatgccacttccatgtcacaacGGTGGACTACCTTGGTATTGTCATTTCCCCAGCTGggttctcaatggaccaaaagaagatcgAGGCTGTTACCACCTGGCCCAcacccaaaacagtcaaacaggtccaggccttcctaggtttTGTTAATTACCTCAGGCgtttcatccccaacttcagctccGTTGCACGCCCCTtacacaacctcaccaaaaaggattCTCCGTGGTCATGGGACGTGTTGGAAGAACAGGCTTTCCAGGAACTCAAAGCATTGGTCACCAAAGCACCGGTTCTGATCCACTTGAACCCCAATTTGCCTTactacctggaaacagacgcgtcaggggtagccatgggagcaatccttAGTCAAAGAGGGGAGGATAACCGCTTACACCCAGTGGCTTACATGTCTAAATCTTTCTCCAGCGCCAAggctaattatgacacccatgacaaggaactcctggccataatcaaggcattagaggaatggcggatcttccttgaggcaacggacagaccaatccaggtgttcacagaccatagaaacctggaatattggatgcaggcacggacgtTCAACAGAAGGCATGCACGTTGGCGGattttcctgagcaatttcaactttgaaatacactatcgcccagggaaacaatcaggaaaacccGACGCCCTTTCCAGAAGGTCAGACTACATAGATTCCCCAgtagaaccagaagtcatgctaccgTCGGAGGTTTTTGCTAATACATCAGAGGCGGAACTTGAGATTGTCACGAAAATCCGGGACAGGTTAAGGGAAGACCCTtccctggaacccatcatccagttcctaacGGAGGACGCAGACAATGCACCCCCCTCTATTTGGAAAGCCTATtgggattatgactgggaagaggacctcctatGGTATTGCGGGAAACTAGTGGTAccggactcagaacccctTAAAGAACAACTGCTAAGAGAATTCCACAATTCCCCACTGGCGGgccacccaggacaacaaagAACACTCAAACTGATCAGTAGGTCCTACTGGTGGCCTGGTATGAAGTCCTCAGCAAAAGAATGGGTCAAGTGCTGTCCAATATGCCAAGCAAATCGAAGAGCCCACACGCCGGCAATTGCCCTgaaacccctagaagtcccaccatttcctttccacaccatcttgtatgacttcatcacaggattcccaaAGTCAAATGGGTATGACGCAATCTTGGTGgtcattgactccttttccaaatttggacacTTCATCCCTACCACAAAGAAAGTCATGGCTAAGGGTCTGGCAGACCTGTTCATCAcgcatgtctggaagcttCATGGATTGCCAATCAAGACAGTCTTGGACTGCGGAACCACCTTCACTGGGAAATTCCTGAGAGCCCTCTACCAACGTCTTGGGATCAAACCCGCTTTCTCCTCGGCCTATCATCCAGaatcagatggacagacGGAAAGGGTGAATCAATTCatcgagttctacctcagatctTATGTCACAGCGGACCACTCGGACTGGGCTACCTGGTTGCCATTGGCAGAATAcgcctacaacaatgctaGACATTCCGCCACcggaaaaaccccctttgagttAGTTTACGGAAGAAATCCCGTGATGAGCCCATCCAACGTGCCAACAAACATACCAGAAGCTGACCACGTGGCTGATACCCTGGCCcaggaatggaaagaggcagaATCCGCTCTACAaatgacaaaggaaaaaATGGCAGAATTAAAAGGAGCCACACTGGAGTACTCCattggcaaaaaagtctggctggacggAAAAAATGTGGAACTACAAACCAACTCCAATAAACTAGACCCAAGGAGGTTAGGACCATTTGAAATCCTAGAAAagatctccagccacgcttATTGTCTAAAATTACCGGAGACCCTGAAgatccacaacgtattctacgtaggGCTATTGTCCAAAGTCCACAAAAGCCcaagccagccattcccagagcgacctccccctgaaacaatagagggagaagaggaatacaaggtagaacaaatcattgactccaaaagacaacggggtaaatggttttacttgatcaaatggaaaggatatggaccCAAAGATAACTCATGGGAGCCAGAGGAGCTACTTGAGCATAGTCaggaggagatccaacgcttcaacaagttgcgactgaaaaaggcttgtgactccgccaagagcctttaa
- a CDS encoding Transposon Ty3-G Gag-Pol polyprotein — translation MLNQPADTLKTLINSGATSNFISPSIMEKYKIPKTLLENPRVVRMLDGTISQTGRIWHQVLLTVLANGHTHSIPFLVCPIGNTPAILGMTWLTSKSPLIDWQQGTVTFPEQVTIASKEEADPNPLANLPPQYHKFARVFGEEEFKVLPPHREYDIAIDLIPDAKLSPGPIYGMTDAESKALKQHIDEELATGKIRPSTSSAGAPVMFVKKADGSLRLCRTPL, via the coding sequence ATGTTGAATCAACCGGCGGACACCCTCAAAACTCTCATCAACTCAGGAGCCACGtcaaactttatctccccctcaatcatggaaaaatacaaaatccccaaaaccctactcgaaaatccacgagtagtgagaatgttagatggtaccatttcacagactggtcgcatttggcaccaggtactcctcacggttttggccaaCGGCCACAcccattccattcctttcctagtTTGCCCgataggcaacaccccggcaatacttggcatgacctgGCTCACAAGCAAATCCCCACTCATTGATTGGCAGCAAGGAACAGTCAcgttccctgaacaagtaacaattgcctccaaggaagaagcagaccccaACCCTCTGGCAAACCTTCCACCCCAATATCACAAATTTGCCCGAGtctttggagaagaggaattcaaggtcttacccccacacagggagtatgatattGCAATAGACCTtatcccagatgccaaactctcccctggCCCTATCTATGGCATGACAGACGCGGAATCAAAGGCGCTAAAACAACACATAGACgaagaattggcaacaggaaAGATCCGTCCTAGCACCTCTTCTGCTGGCgcccccgtcatgtttgttaaaAAGGCGGATGGATCCCTTAGATtgtgtcgtacaccactgtaa
- a CDS encoding Retrotransposon-derived protein PEG10 produces the protein MEPEPTLTTLLEVITALTATVGSLQDQIKLQSQELIQLKAICKETADLLGNKDQGGGQTQPGPSTGPFTPPTQTGGEAHSPATVRPGLKAPFRPSRGTGFDSEEEEEPRQVPKREPRDTPKQSLSSLTPFDSGSSVKRPKMELPDPYKGDSRGRKATQWLDRMLLWVALHQDQFDEEEQMVVWILYHMTNKAADWALPIIGTIIKALTAKFKEAFADPDAKRAAARKIAALTQTTTTSEYVTEFRNLMAELDWNTEAYIAQFTRGLHWKVKELLSTKDNIPNNNLEAIFAALVKIDNTHWENKENRPKKLPAKSPAAVATSTTTTTQRVRLSEDPNYVTPEERDCRRASGLCVKCGQKGHGIKQCPNGWKATIKQCPNGWKATIKEAAKVGEVVESEKE, from the exons atggaaccagagccaaccCTTACCACTCTCCTCGAGgttatcacagccctcaccgccactgtcgggtccttgcaggaccaaatcaaattGCAAAGCCAAGAGCTCATccagctcaaggccatatgcaaggaaaccgccgaCCTacttggcaacaaggaccaaggaggaggacaaacccagcctggcccatcaactgggcctTTCACCCCTCCTACTCAGACgggaggagaagcccacTCTCCAgcaacggttaggcctggactcaaggcccctttccgcccatcaagaggaacgggctttgattcagaagaggaggaagaacccagACAAGTCCCCAAAAGGGAGCCTCGCGACACGCCTAAAcagagcctcagctccctcaccccattcgactcagggtccagcgtaaagcggcccaaaatggagctcccCGACCCATACAAGGGGGACTCTaggggaagaaaggcaacaCAGTGGCTAGACCGCATGCTACTGTGGGTCGCGCTTCATCAAGAccaatttgatgaagaagaacaaatggtagtgtggatcctctaccacatgaccaaCAAGGCTGCCGACTGGGCCCTCCCTATCATAGGGACAATTATCAAGG ccttaacggccaaattcaaggaagccttcGCCGATCCAGATGCAAAGAGGGCGgctgccaggaagattgccgcattaactcagaccacaaccacgtctgagtacgtcaccgaattccgcaaccttatggcggaacttgactggaacactgaggcgtacattgcccagtttacgcgcggccttcactggaaggtgaaagaactcttgtccaccaaggacaatattccCAACAACAACCTAGAGGCCATATTCGCCGCCttggtcaaaattgacaacactcattgggaaaacaaggaaaaccgTCCAAAAAAGctccctgccaagtccccggccgccgtggccacttccaccactaccactacccaacgggtccgcctctcagaggaccctaactatgtcacaccggaagaaagggattgccgccgcgcgtctggcctctgtgtcaagtgcggccagaaggggcatgggatcaaacaatgtcccaatggatggaaagccaccatcaaacaatgtcccaatggatggaaagccaccatcaaggaagccgccaaggtgGGAGAAGTAGTAGAGTCGGAAAAAGAATGA
- a CDS encoding farnesyl-diphosphate synthase, with amino-acid sequence MSEFKAKAGAQKTRFLSVWPKIKSEVSEYLESNGMPEDICAWFQRSLDYNVPGGKLNRGIAVVDTVEILLGRPLKDEVDAKGSSEYYRAAILGWGVELLQAYFLVSDDMMDGSITRRGQPCWYKNPAVGNIAINDSFMIESTIYYMIKKHLRTDPAYVDYVELFLETTFQTEIGQLIDLLTAPEDDVNLDRFSLKRHQLIVMWKTAYYSFYLPVALAMHFVGIKDEKSFEQAKQILVPIGEYFQIQDDYLDCFGTHEQIGKIGTDILDNKCSWCVNIALNVATPEQRKILDDNYGRKDAAAEARVKELYTQLELPRRYQEYEQVIYEKLNALIDAVPEVEGGLKRDIFRSFLSKIYKRSK; translated from the exons ATGTCCGAATTTAAAGCCAAAGCTGGCGCCCAAAAGACGCGTTTCCTCTCTGTCTGGCCGAAAATCAAGTCTGAGGTTTCTGAATATTTAGAGTCAAATGGGATGCCCGAAGACATTTGCGCGTGGTTCCAAAGG AGCTTGGACTATAAtgtccctggaggaaagcTCAATCGCGGGATCGCGGTGGTGGACACTGTCGAGATCTTGCTTGGGCGACCCCTCAAAGATGAAGTAGACGCCAAGGGAAGTTCGGAGTATTATCGCGCAGCGATCCTTGGGTGGGGAGTCGAACTCCTTCAGGCTTATTTCTTGGTTTCGGACGACATGATGGACGGGAGTATAACCAGACGAGGACAGCCCTGCTG GTACAAAAATCCCGCAGTAGGAAACATTGCTATCAATGACTCGTTCATGATCGAATCGACCATCTACTATATGATCAAGAAACATTTGAGGACTGATCCTGCCTATGTGGATTATGTCGAACTATTCCTCGAG ACTACGTTCCAAACCGAAATAGGGCAACTGATAGACTTGCTGACCGCTCCGGAAGATGACGTGAACCTAGATAGGTTCTCTCTCAAGAG ACATCAACTTATCGTGATGTGGAAAACGGCATACTACTCATTCTACCTCCCTGTTGCGCTCGCGATGCATTTTGTTGGGATCAAGGACGAAAAGAGTTTTGAACAGGCCAAACAGATTCTAGTTCCCATTGGAGAATACTTCCAAATTCAGG ATGATTACCTCGATTGCTTTGGCACACACGAGCAGATTGGAAAGATCGGAACAGACATCTTAGATAACAAGTGTTCGTGGTGCGTAAACATTGCTTTGAATGTTGCGACGCCCGAGCAGAGGAAGATTCTCGAC GATAATTACGGCCGAAAAGATGCCGCCGCAGAAGCGCGAGTTAAGGAGCTTTACACACAGCTTGAGCTTCCCAGGCGCTATCAGGAATATGAGCAGGTGATATACGAAAAGTTGAATGCTTTGATTGACGCGGTGCCAGAGGTTGAAGGTGGGCTCAAACGGGACATATTCAGGAG CTTCTTGAGCAAGATCTACAAGCGCTCCAAGTAG
- a CDS encoding mitochondrial pyruvate carrier 1: MASTFVNWLRSPAGREYFFSTHFWGPVANWGLPLAAIADLTGKDEEMISGTMTTALASYSMVFMRFAWRVQPRNYLLFACHATNATAQTAQLARFVNYWHFGGREKKLGQPGVAVQDALSKVKAGGQAAAEATKAEAAGVVEAVKKSVGK; this comes from the exons ATGGCCTCGACATTCGTTAACTGGCTGAGGAGTCCCGCTGGACGAGAGTACTTTTTCA GCACACACTTCTGGGGCCCG GTAGCAAACTGGGGTCTCCCGCTCGCCGCGATTGCAGACCTGACAGGCAAGGACGAGGAGATGATCTCCGGTACGATGACAACTGCCTTGGCTAGCTATTC AATGGTATTCATGCGTTTTG CATGGCGCGTGCAACCACGGAATTACCTCCTCTTCGCATGCCATGCAACCAACGCTACTGCGCAGACCGCTCAGCTCGCTCGGTTCGTGAACTACTGGCACTTTGGGGGCCGAGAGAAGAAGCTCGGTCAACCAGGGGTGGCAGTCCAGGACGCATTGTCCAAGGTTAAAGCTGGCGGACAGGCTGCGGCCGAGGCTACTAAAGCTGAAGCTGCCGGTGTGGTAGAAGCAGTTAAAAAATCGGTGGGCAAGTGA
- a CDS encoding alpha/beta hydrolase family protein, with protein sequence MPQSILDQLDPEYRAFILSTDTPESPCLNELQWSPALRQMGSTADSGSRKPMDVGSKHTIQKTNYSVDITTPSGEIPSRGWPVVLYAHRGGWVFGNAAAEDSMLSKLCVEAECVIASVDYRLAPEHPFPSGLDDLWDALVWLSKEGERELGIDPTKIAIAGGSAGGNLAAAVAQRASLSSPPIPLVYQALITPVIDASFSSDDRSRWTPSMIQYEHNWDPTVLEMLWFRDLYLPSVDDRYKPDASPCLQENKSAFENMPPTWISVAELDTLRSEGEMYAEKLQAHGVPVTLTVLRGLPHAGIKADRVCKQVRKHHKELAAALRKAFS encoded by the exons ATGCCACAGTCTATCCTTGACCAACTTGACCCCGAGTACCGGGCCTTCATCCTGTCCACTGACACCCCTGAATCACCCTGCTTGAATGAACTTCAATGGTCTCCCGCCCTCAGGCAAATGGGCTCGACGGCTGATTCTGGGAGTCGTAAGCCCATGGACGTTGGTTCGAAACATACAATCCAGAAGACAAACTACTCTGTCGATATAACGACGCCTTCGGGTGAGATACCTAGCCGAGGTTGGCCTGTAGTGCTTTACGCACACCGAGGTGGATGGGTCTTTGGTAATGCAGCAGCAGAGGACAGCATGCTAAGCAAACTATGTGTTG AGGCTGAGTGCGTGATCGCCTCTGTCGACTATCGATTGGCTCCCGAACACCCTTTTCCTTCAGGATTGGATGACTTATGGGACGCCTTGGTCTGGTTATCAAAAGAAGGTGAACGTGAACTCGGAATAGATCCTACAAAAATCGCTATTGCAGGAGGCTCCGC AGGGGGAAATCTCGCCGCAGCAGTGGCTCAACGTGCATCTCTCTCTTCTCCCCCGATCCCCCTAGTCTACCAAGCACTCATCACCCCAGTTATTGACGCATCCTTCTCATCTGACGATCGATCACGATGGACGCCCTCCATGATTCAATATGAACATAACTGGGACCCTACGGTGCTGGAGATGCTTTGGTTTCGTGATCTGTACCTCCCCAGCGTAGATGACCGATACAAACCCGATGCCTCTCCATGTCTACAAGAAAACAAGTCGGCATTTGAGAACATGCCTCCGACTTGGATCTCAGTTGCCGAGCTTGACACGCTTCGTAGCGAAGGAGAGATGTATGCGGAGAAGCTACAGGCTCATGGGGTGCCTGTTACGTTAACGGTTCTAAGAG GACTTCCGCATGCTGGGATCAAGGCTGATAGG GTATGCAAACAGGTACGCAAGCATCACAAGGAGCTCGCAGCGGCTCTTCGGAAAGCATTTTCTTGA
- a CDS encoding TfdA family taurine catabolism dioxygenase TauD yields MAPPVATETSNPALSSLKADKIFNPFYSPGAHDDGDASYKYAAYKPTFPKVSWPPLEEQPFTERGTFADPSKPNLLKDGVSIRNLTPTVGAEITGLDLRQLTDAQKDELALLVAERGAVFLKNQPASIHELLDLGRYYGPLHKHPTTGVPKEPGLEEVHVVYADKSRRPDVSAYTRFELWHSDVTYEIQPPGTTIFKVLISPEQGGDTLWSSGYALYSSLSPYLQNYLENLSAVHSGVRQAEGSRAAGGHVRREPVETVHPLVRVHPATGLKSVFVNAGFTRRIVGVPKAESDAILDFLFHQIAENPDFQVRWHWDDNDVVLFDNRIVTHAATFDFFPAQRHALRVTPHAERPLSVKAYEEKTGKRALDRQKEIYKALGVEDTVGEGVVRGYAD; encoded by the exons ATGGCACCTCCTGTTGCGACCGAGACCTCCAACCCTGCTCTCAGCTCTCTCAAGGCTGACAAAATCTTCAACCCATTCTACTCTCCTGGTGCTCATGACGACGGAGATGCCTCTTATAAATACGCCGCCTACAAG CCGACTTTTCCCAAAGTCTCCTGGCCACCCCTTGAAGAACAGCCATTCACCGAGCGTGGTACTTTCGCAGACCCATCCAAGCCGAACCTTCTTAAAGACGGAGTTAGTATCCGAAATCTCACTCCGACCGTTGGAGCCGAGATTACCGGTTTGGACCTGAGGCAATTGACTGATGCTCAGAAGGATGAACT GGCTTTGCTGGTAGCGGAACGCGGGGCAGTAT TCCTGAAGAATCAACCCGCCTCGATTCATGAACTCCTTGATCTCGGCCGATACTACGGTCCACTCCACAAGCACCCCACGACCGGTGTTCCCAAAGAGCCAGGCCTGGAAGAAGTGCATG TTGTATATGCCGACAAGTCTCGCCGCCCAGATGTTTCCGCATATACCAGATTCGAACTATGGCACTCGGATGTGACATACGAG ATCCAACCGCCAGGCACCACAATCTTCAAGGTCCTCATCTCTCCCGAACAAGGAGGCGACACACTCTGGTCATCCGG ATATGCACTCTACTCTTCCCTTTCTCCCTACCTTCAAAACTACCTCGAGAACTTGTCGGCGGTGCACAGTGGAGTAAGGCAAGCCGAAGGCTCTCGAGCGGCTGGAGGCCATGTGAGGAGGGAACCTGTCGAGACTGTTCACCCACTGGTGAGAGTGCATCCGGCGACTGGGTTGAAGAGTGTGTTTGTCAATGCAG GCTTCACACGCCGGATCGTCGGAGTTCCCAAAGCCGAGTCCGATGCGATCCTCGACTTCTTATTCCACCAAATCGCAGAGAACCCTGATTTCCAGGTTAGATGGCACTGGGACGATAACGATGTTGTATTGTTCGATAACCGC ATTGTGACTCACGCAGCAACGTTCGACTTTTTCCCTGCCCAACGGCACGCACTTCGCGTTACGCCTCATGCAGAACGACCGCTCTCTGTGAAAGCCTATGAGGAAAAGACAGGAAAACGGGCGTTGGATAGGCAGAAGGAGATCTACAAGGCGTTGGGAGTCGAGGATACGGTTGGTGAAGGGGTTGTCAGGGGATATGCCGATTAA